The following is a genomic window from Citrifermentans bemidjiense Bem.
GGGCGTGGCAGGTGGTGCAGACGAGCTTCCCACTCGGGAACAGCATGGCGGAAGTCGAGTTCGCCGGATTGGCGTTGACTGGGTCTTTGAAGAATTTCGCCGGTGTCAGCTTTACCTTGGAGGTGGCACTCGTGTAGTTGAAGTTGACCGGATGGGTGCCGGTTTGGACATCGCGCTGGTTGCGCTGGCGGTGGCAGTCGAGACAAAGGGTGTCACCGGGGCGTCTCAGCAGCAGGTCTCCGGTGAAGGAGTGGTGATTGTGGCAGCTTGTGCAACCGATGACTCCAGCCTTCGTGGGCCGAAGCGCCAGTATCGCAGGATCTGTCGAGATTTGGGCTCCTGCGGCCGGCATATTGACCGGTCCGGCCCAGTTGTGGGAGGTCTGCAACTGCTCGGACGGAAAGAGCCCCGTGTCGGTTGACCCGAACGGGTTCGCTATGTCGCTGGCCGAGAACCCGCGCGCCATCGTCTGCGGGTTGTGGCACTTAAGGCAAAGGTTGTTGACGCCGTAGGCGTCGACGAGCGTCGCTACGTAGACGCCGTCGATGAGCGCTATGGTATGACACCCCAGGGTCCCCGAGCAGGACATATTGGATATGTGCGGCGACTCGATTGCAGAGGCAGTCGAGATCGTCAGCAGTATTAACCAAAACGCTGCTATGAATCTTTTCATGATCAAAGCTCCTAATAAGTTTTGAAGTAAATGTCGTTCTTTGTGAACAATCCCTCTTTGCTACGGGGAGTAGAGGATGCCGATGGCTTGTTTTGTGAACAAGTAACCGCGGGCATCCCGGGCAATCGCCGTCAGAATGTTGCTGCCCAAAACGAGATTCGGAACGGTGACACTCCAGGTGGTAGCTGAGGTGTAGGAGACCGCGGGCCCGGCGACGCCGTTGATCTGCACCTCCACGGTGGTGTTAAGGGGAAAGGTTCCGGTCATGGTCAAGCTGGGACTCTTGACCTCGGTAAGTACTGGATCGATCACGAGCCCCTGCGGCAGACCCGGGTTCACCCCTCCGTCGATGCCGAACAGGTGCAGACGCCCGTTCCCGTTCGCGACGATGAGGCGCTTGTTGAGCGGATCGAAGGCAAGCGCCATGGGATCCATGAAGGTGCCGCTCACCAGCCCGCTGAACCCGATGAACTTCAGGAAGGTGCCGATTCCAGCCGGGTCGAGCACCTGCACCTTGCTCATATGGAGGTCCGTCACGTACATCCGGTTCAACTGGCCGACCGGGTCGTACTCGAAAGCCGCGCCTACGGGATATTGGAATTGGAGCGGGCCGGTGCCGTAAGTCCCGATGGACTTGACGAAGGCGTTGTTGCTGCCGGCGTCGAAAAACTGCAGACGGTGGTTGCCTGCATCGGCCACCACCACCTGGTCGGCAACCTTCTCGTAGGAGACCCCGACCGGGAAGTCGAACTGCCCGGAGGCGGTACCCAGCCCCCCGATGGTCTTCACCAGAGTTCCGGCCGAGGTGAAAAGGGTTACGTTGTGGGCTTCGTTGTCGGCGACCCAGATATAGCCCCGGGCATCGACCGCAACGCCTATGGCGTATTTGAACTGCCCAAGCCCCGAGCCGAGGAGCAGCTTCTGGGCACCCTGCTGATCGAGCAGTGCTACCGAGGTCCCCATGCTCACCAACAAGTTGCCGCTGTTATCCAGGGCCACCGCACGCGCGGGTGATGCGGTCCGGAACAACTGGAGCAACTTCCCCGAAAGATTGAACTTGGAGACGCCACCCTTGCGAGTGTCAGCCACGTAGTAGAAGCCACGCGGATCCATCGCAATGGAGACCGGGGAAGCCAAGTTTTCGTACATGGGCGGTGTCAGCACAGTCGTCACCGGTACCGTCCCGGCCATCGCGGTTGTCGTGGGCGAAAACGAAGCGAGCATGGCCAGCAGCATTGCGGCACACCCAACTTTTTTCTGCAAAGAAATCAGCATGATAACTCCTCCTTGGTACAAGGTAAAAACTGCACGTCAGCCATGGACGGATCAGGCGGTTGACCGAGAGATCGGCGCAGGCTCGCCTCCGGGAAATCGAGACGCAGCGGAGCCGCCGACCAAAGTTCAGCGGTAGCTAATGCTCATGCTGTTCCAGAATTAGTTTTTTTATATGAAATTATTTTAATACTTTTTAATTGAAACCATACCCCTTTGGTTCTAATGTTCCATCTATTGGAGTTTTCGAATATTGGTGAAAAGGAGAGTTACCTGGGAGGTAAAACTTTCTTACAGCTTCAGCGAGAGCAGCAGAGGCTTTCAAATTAAAACGTTACCAAGCTGAAACCGTCTTAAAACTAAATAAAAACCAATTAAACGGCTTTAACACAGGTAGGCGGTGAAATAACGTCAGCGCGCAACGGCAGGATCCGTTCGCAAGCAGGCAGGAACCGGAGAAGCAAATGCCAGGAGATGTCTTGTGCAAAGGGTAAGAATGAAAACAGATGCGGAAGGGAGGAAGCTCGGCTAAGGAGTGTGGCATTGGGGAATACGACGCTGACGCAAAGGAAAGTTATCTCGTGGTACAGGCCGTGCGCTTACAGATAAGGCGAGGCGACAACTATTTTGACACGGGGGGTAGCCTCTGGTTTTACCTCGGGGATGTTTTAAAGGGTAGAAACGAGAAAACCCAGACCTACTGAAGCAAAGGCTTCGGCAGATCGGGGTAAACAATAAAGAATCGAGTGGAATTCTCTGGCAGTTTATTTGGAGCGGGAAACGGGATTCGAATCCAGCTGGCCTCTATATCGACTCCCCGTAACAGCAGGCAAAACTCTTATAAAATCAACAAGATAACACTGAGCTTCCTTGTGGTTTCCGTCCAACGAAATACAGGTAGTTCCATCAGAATCCAGCACAACCTGCGAAAGTGCGGCTTCAACCTTGACCTTCGGGTTATGAGGGCTATTCGCCGACCTCCCCTACCCTGTACAAATTTAGCAACTTACAGTTATATTAGGAAGTTAAGTAACACTAGCTAGCCTACCATGTCAATCATTCTTACCATGTTTATCAAATTTTGGTGTAACGTTTAGTGTACAGCCCCATGCCTTCCCCCCCCCGATTCCTTCGCCGGAAATCTCCACTTTTAGCCGGACCAGTTTCTGGGAGGAGGTCACTTCGGGGGGCGTCAAACACCAGGAATGTACAATTTATGTAACTGCTTATTTGCAAAGGCATCTGTCATTCCGCTAATGTGATCAGCAACACATCGCATAAAGATCTTGTGTTTAAGCTCAGCACTAGCTGATGAGACCTCGCCAGCCACCCCCTGATAGGCTTTAATTTCGTCCTCGAATTTATTTTTGGCACCGGTCCTGATGCTAGTTCTCCATACCGACTTTACCTTTGGGACACTATCCATGGCGGCTTTTTGCTTGGGACTGATCAAGAACGAGGCGGGAACAGACTCAGGATACCTGTCCCCCCCTGGCCTGTTCCCGTTCCTTCAATTACTTGTTCGTTATAAGCAGTGCCGAACTTCCCATCTCTTTTTCGTCAACAGCCAGCGATGCTTTGAAACGGTCGGTCGTATATCTCAATTTGGCTTTGACGGTGTACAAACCGGAGGCCAAAGCCGGTTCCCAGTTCAGCAACCGTTCTTCACCGGCCCGGACCGGTGGCTCATGCGTCCCCTGAGCGTCTGCCCGCGTCTGGGCATACCCCTCGTACCCTGAGAGCTTTTTATCCTCTTCCAAAAACGCGTTGTCGTCGGGACGGGCACTGAAGTTGGGGGCAAATAGCCATTCCTTCCGGGCGCGACTCACTCCCTGTCGGTCGAGTATGTCTACGGTAAGATATACGCCGCGGGCATTGGGGCCGGTCGGGACAGAATGTCCGGCGCCGATATTGGTCACACTGAACGAGAGGATTGCCTTCTCCTTATCGCGCTGAATGATTGAGAGGCTCAGTGCCCCCCCCAGACGCTGGCTGGAGTGACCACCAGTCCAAAGATGCCGCCCAACGGCGACAGGAGCAGCATCCGAGTCCTCGGCAGTTTTGCGCACGGTACGGGGCATGTGGCAGTCCTGGCACTGCTGTGTCCCCAAGCCCGGCTTTTTGAAGTCATCACGCCATTCGAGAAAAGTCTGGTACTGCCCCCCCACGATTCTTTTTTCCGTGATGTCAACATGACAGTGAGCGCAGACGGCAGCAGTCTGCAGAGCCGGCTCGACCACAGATTCATGGGGTGCGTTTTTCGTCTTGTGGACGCTCCTGACTTTCCCTTCGGGGGTCAGGTGGCAGGTAGCACAGGTGATTGAGATCTCTCCGGCATTAACCACGTTAGGCAGTTGCTTTCCCAGGGTGTCCTTGCCGGGGATGTTGAATGCCCCAGCAAAATGACAGGAGCGGCACCATTCGATATCTCCGCCAGAGGCAAGCGGGGTAAATTTCGAGGTGGCATGTGCTGTCGCTGCCGACGAAACTGCCGCAGGTATCGAACGGTTGGCGGAATGGTTATCACTGCCAACGCCTAACGCATATTCGAGATACAGAGTCTGGTGACACTCTCCACAGGTCTCCGACGGGGTTGCAGCACCCTTGGGAAACGTGACCGTTCCTGCAAGTGCGATGGATGTAATCGACATAAGCATAGTAAAAACTGCGCCCATAAGTCTCTGACTTCTTTTCATTGGTTACCCTTTCAATGCTTTTGTGTTTTTTTCCCGGTTGCGCGTTGTGCCGGACTGACATCAGTGACGCTAGCCTATGCCACTACTGCAACCATTCACAGTGGCAGTTTTTGTTTTTTTTATGGTGTCAAATTTAGTACTATGTGAACGTGTAAGGGAGGATGGAGCGTTGGGCTGCGCATCTAGCTTCGAAAAAACAAAACCACGCGGGGGCGAGCGGGGGGCTCCATGTTCATCCTGAGTAGTAGCGATACTGTTCCATTGTACAAGCAGCTCTACAACCAGATCAGGGACCTCATACTGTCAGGCAAACTACCTGCCGATTCCAAGCTTCCGTCGGTGAGGCATCTGGCCAACGAACTCTCTGCCAGTTGCAACACGGTGGACGGCGCCTATCAGGAGCTTTATGCAGAGGGGTACATTTACAGCAGGCCGCGCAGCGGGTATTTCGTGTCGGCACTGGACCAGGAGATGGCACCACACGCTACTACCTCGGCAAAGTTGGGCCGAAACGACTTCCTGCCGCCTCCCCCAGCCCGCTTTGCCTATAATTTCCACCCTGCCCGCCTCGATCAGGAGAGCTTCCCCGCGGCTCTCTGGCGTAAATGTCTGATCGAAGGTCTGCGCGGCAACAGTAAAGAGCTGAGCCACTATGGCGACCTCCAGGGCGATTGGCGATTGCGCTGCTCCATTCAAAGTTACCTGGAAAAATCACGTGGCGTCATGTGCGATCCCGAGCAGATTGTGGTCTCTTCTGGGCTCCACCAAGGCCTCGAAATCGTCGCGCAACTGCTAAAAGACGACCACTCAGTGGTAGGGGTCGAGGACCCTGGCTATCACCTTCCTCGTGCTGTCTTTGAAAACCATGCCTATACCATTAGACCTGTCCCCGTCGGACAAAGTGGAATCGAGCTCAACCAACTCAAGGCTGGTGACGCGACTATCGTCTACGTCACTCCGTCCCATCAGCTGCCACTGGGTTATGTGATGCCGGTGGCCAATCGGCTGGCATTGCTAGAGTGGGCCGAATCCGGTGGCAATTTCATTATCGAAGACGACTACGACAGCGAGCTTCGCTACCAAGGTAACCCGATCCCCTCCTTGCAGGGGATTCGTCCAACTGGAAACATCATCTACTCTGGAACCTTCTCCAAGATCCTCTCCCCGGCACTCCGCCTGAGCTATCTGGTTCTCCCTTACTCTTTACTGGGTGCCTACCGCCAGCGATACGGAAGCTACAACTGTTCAGTGTCACTCGTTGAGCAACGAGCCATGGCGTGTTTCATGGAGCAGGGGCATTGGGAGCGACATATCCGGCGGATGCGCACGGTCTACAAAAAGAAGCACGACATCCTGCTGCGGTGCGTGGAAGCCTCGTTTGGCAAACGGGCTGTGGTAATCGGTCAGGGTGCCGGCCTGCATGTTGTCATAAGGTTGCACGTGACGCCGCTCAGCGAAGCTGAGATCATTGCTAAGGGCCGGCAAAAGGGGATCGGGCTGGTCCGGTTTTCCGATTTCCACGCCACCGGCAATTGCGAAAACGTGACGCTGATGCTCGGTTTCGGTGGACTTACCGGTAATGAAATTGAGCAAGGCATTACCTTACTCTCCCAGATCTGTTGAGGTTTTGTAGGAGGCATCAATCGGTACCATCGGCATTTTAGGCCCCACCTTCAATCTGTAAAGCTCTATATTCCATAGGGGAGGACTGACCTTTGGACGTCAATACTGGGTTAAAATTTGAAGCCTATCCACATTGCCAATAATGACTAAGGGCCAAGCGTTTACCTTGGCCCTTAGTTTATTCTTTTGGAGTGGGACGGGGTTGGCACCCCAAAGCAGTTTTGTGTTACAGATTGGCTGTCCATGTGCGGATCGCGAGCTTTCTTTCCTCTGAAAAATCCTTTTGCGCCTGATCCCACAGCCAACGTAAGGACTTGTTACGTAGTTCGTTTCGAAATACATTCTCGGCGTCCTGTATGACCACTTTGATAAGGCAGGGGCATCTGTCGGTAAAGATGGAGGGGTCGGAAACGAAAATATTCTTTTTCCTCATCTCATTGCATTGGAAGAAATAGGACGGCCCTTCTACAGCTTCGATGATATCCCAAAAAGAGATGGCTTCCGGCAGCCTGGCAAGTTCATATCCGCCTTTTACTCCAGAGACTGATCGGACGATGCCGGTTTTCCTTAACTTAGCAAAAATCTTGGACAAGTAACTGTCAGTGCTCCCATGCAATTCCGCCAAGTGCCTTATCCCTACCGTTTTCCCCTCGGGGACATTAACCAGGTAAAACAGGGAATGCAGGGCATATTCGACTCCAACGCTAAACTGCATACCGAAACTCCTTGCTGAACTAATCGGTTAACTTGGAACCTGAACCACGCCATATCTTTGCCGAAGAGCCTGCCAATGTAAAGTAAATTCCCACGCAGTCCGCCTGCCCCCTGACCTATGATTCCAGAACCATGACAACATGCGGAATTTCCGCGTTCGCGCAACCGGCAGTGAGCGGGTTATGAGAGTGCTGGGAAAATTGGCTTGACTTCCCCGGCTGCTCCGGCTATTGTGGATATCACGGATAATTCTTGTCCATAATTATAAAAGATGTCGTTTGGGCTAATCCCTTCTCAGGAGGTGAGAAACGGGTTTGGCACGGGAGTGGCTCTAGGGTTTTTCAAGAGGCCAAGAACGTCCGTGTGACGTTTGGTCAAACACCACAACAAGGAGAATAGGTAATGTGTGAGCAAAAAACGGTATTCATTGCAGGCGCAAGTGGAGCAATCGGGAGACAACTGTCTAAAATTTTGGTTAATGACGGATGGCGGGTTGTAGGAACTACCAGAACCGCCGGTAAAACGGCCATGATGAAAGAACTAGGTGTTGAACCCGTCATTGTGGACGTGTTCGATGAAAATAAGCTGGCACAGGCGGTGCGTGAGGCCCAACCTGAGGTCGTTATCCATCAACTCACCGACCTGCCGTATGGACTCGATCCCGAGCTAATGGAAGCAGCTTTGGTCCGCAATGCAATCCTGAGAGAGGTCGGCACCCGAAACCTGGTTGCAGCCGCCTGCGCTGCTGGAGCAAAACGCCTGATCGCCCAAAGCATTGCCTTTGTATTCGAGCCTGGCCCGACCCCGTTCACAGAAGAGTCTCCTCTGCTGAACTTTGAGGATCCTGGCTACGGCCCGACGTCCAGGGCGGTGGCAAACCTCGAACAGCAAGTCATGGACGCGCCGCTCGACGGGTTGGTATTGCGTTACGGGCTTATCTACGGGCCAGGAACCGGATTCGACAGCCCGCTGACCGAGATCGCGGCAACAGTGCATGTCGACGCTGCAGCCCACGCGGCACGCCTTGCTATAACCAATGGAACCCGCGGCATCTACAACGTCACCGACCCGGACGAGAGGGTCTCAAGTAGGAAAGCGGAAGAAACCTTTGGGTGGACTGCTGACTTTCGGGCCTCGTAGCGCAGCTGCTACAATTAGTCCCCTACCAGTAAAACATCCAACGAAGTGTCTGAAACAAAGGCCCCTTGGCATACACCAAGGGGCCTTTGGAAATTATGATTTGGTGGGTGTCAATCGGCGTCCAACTTTAATGTCGATCGGCTTCCAATTTTGACCCATCATCGGCATCTTGAGACCCACCCCTCAATCTGTAAGGCCTCAATATTTCGAAAGGGGTGGGTCACCCTTGGAAGCCGATACTGGGTCAAAATTCAAAGCCGATTCACATCTTCCACATCACCGGCGTCGAAATGCAGAAGTTCATCGCTTCACTGAAGCACCGAAGCGGCCCAACAAAAGGACAGCCCCTGTCGCGTGCACGGATTCTCAACGTTCTCCAGGTCTTCAAGACCATCTGGAACGATGCCATTGAGGAGCACCGCTGGAATCTCCCCGACCCGTGCAGGTCGTTGAAGAGGCACCTCCCGAAGAAAAAGAAGAAAGTCGTGGAGGTATTCCGTTTCGCCGAGTGGGTGGCGATCATTGAGGCGATGGAGGCGTACTACCGGCCGGTGGCGAAGCTGATGGTCATCACGGGCATGATCGCCTCGGAAATAGCGGCGCTTAAGAAGTCGCATGTACGTGACGGCTACTTGTACGTGCATCAATCCATCGTAAAGGGGGAAGAATCCGACGAACTCAAAACCGTGCACCGGGAGCGGCGGATACTTCTGACGAAAGCTTTAACGGAAATCCTTGATGAGGCCGCGTCTAAGGCCTCAGGCGAGTACCTCTTCACTATGGAAAACGGGATGACCTTCACCGCTGAGAGGTTTCAGCGGCGGGTATGGGTTAAGGCATTGAAAAAAGCTGGCATAAAGTACCGGAAGCCCTACACGACCAGGCACACATTCGCGGCGTGGGCTCTGGCGATCAGGACGGACCAGAACCGGCTGGTGAACCTAATGGGGCACGCCAGCAAGCAAATGATTTTCGAAGTTTATGGCCGCTACGTGGAGGGGCTGGAGCAGGACCGCCTAAAGATCCTCGCCTACTTCGGGAGGGACTTCAAGCGGGGGAAATAGCGGTCGCAGTTCGACCACCTGCGAAAGTTCCTGCGAAAGCCGGGGCAAAAAAAAAGGAATCCCGAAGGATTCCTTGTTGTTAGTTTGGAGCGGGAAACGGGATTCGAAGGCCTCCAGGGGCAAAGCCCAACATCTAAATTTAAACACAATATCAGCTTATTACAAATAGTTACCTAAACCTTCAGTGTGTCTAAAGTCCATTACGGTACAATGAAATTCGAACCGGCACTTTGAGCATAGCAACAGTTCAGGCTCACACACCACTTAAGGTGCTGTTAATCATCAGCCAAGATTTCATCGAGGATCACATCTGCCTCTGATGCAACTTTATCCCTAAGTATCTTATAAAGCTGATGTAGCTTTCTCTGTGCGTCCTCTTCAGGAATTTCTTTTTCAGTATAAGCAACCAGCTTTACATCTTCCCAATCAATAACATTGGTTAACTCTCCAGGAGAATTTTCAGGATAATAATAAATCGCGTATTTACCACTACCTGATTGTCTTAACACGCTCCAACAATACTTGGCATTATACAAGAAAAATACTTCGTCGCTATCGCCTTCAACAGCGTTACTTATTTTATCAGTATTTTCTATCATCTTCAAAATAACTTGATATATTTTGCTCATCTTTCCCCCTTTGTAAAATTATCGTAACTATCAAGATCTAAATTTTTCAATGTTTCTTTCAATTCGCTTGTCAAGCCTCTTTTCATACCCTCAGTCAGTTGTTTTGGTGTAGTTATAGTCTCAGTTATTTTATCGGTTATAGCCTTACAAGGTTCACACAAATGTGGATTACCCTGTAGCTGCCCGACTATGTCATGAAAGATGTTTACTATCTCGTTATGCTCTAACTTTACTCCCGCTTTTAGATCCTGTATTTTCGCAATCTTGGAATTCAGTTCACCTAATGTCATTTTAAAACTGTAATTCTTTAACCAGTTAAAAATGGACATAATATCATGTCTTTTCATAAAAAAAAGGTAGATAGCAATACCGCCAGCAAATATCTCAGCTAGATTTGCAACGAACCCCACCAGTTTAACCAAAAAATCCAAAAAGGATGCCATCAAAATTCCCTCGT
Proteins encoded in this region:
- a CDS encoding NHL repeat-containing protein — protein: MLISLQKKVGCAAMLLAMLASFSPTTTAMAGTVPVTTVLTPPMYENLASPVSIAMDPRGFYYVADTRKGGVSKFNLSGKLLQLFRTASPARAVALDNSGNLLVSMGTSVALLDQQGAQKLLLGSGLGQFKYAIGVAVDARGYIWVADNEAHNVTLFTSAGTLVKTIGGLGTASGQFDFPVGVSYEKVADQVVVADAGNHRLQFFDAGSNNAFVKSIGTYGTGPLQFQYPVGAAFEYDPVGQLNRMYVTDLHMSKVQVLDPAGIGTFLKFIGFSGLVSGTFMDPMALAFDPLNKRLIVANGNGRLHLFGIDGGVNPGLPQGLVIDPVLTEVKSPSLTMTGTFPLNTTVEVQINGVAGPAVSYTSATTWSVTVPNLVLGSNILTAIARDARGYLFTKQAIGILYSP
- a CDS encoding cytochrome c, with protein sequence MKRSQRLMGAVFTMLMSITSIALAGTVTFPKGAATPSETCGECHQTLYLEYALGVGSDNHSANRSIPAAVSSAATAHATSKFTPLASGGDIEWCRSCHFAGAFNIPGKDTLGKQLPNVVNAGEISITCATCHLTPEGKVRSVHKTKNAPHESVVEPALQTAAVCAHCHVDITEKRIVGGQYQTFLEWRDDFKKPGLGTQQCQDCHMPRTVRKTAEDSDAAPVAVGRHLWTGGHSSQRLGGALSLSIIQRDKEKAILSFSVTNIGAGHSVPTGPNARGVYLTVDILDRQGVSRARKEWLFAPNFSARPDDNAFLEEDKKLSGYEGYAQTRADAQGTHEPPVRAGEERLLNWEPALASGLYTVKAKLRYTTDRFKASLAVDEKEMGSSALLITNK
- the pdxR gene encoding MocR-like pyridoxine biosynthesis transcription factor PdxR; protein product: MFILSSSDTVPLYKQLYNQIRDLILSGKLPADSKLPSVRHLANELSASCNTVDGAYQELYAEGYIYSRPRSGYFVSALDQEMAPHATTSAKLGRNDFLPPPPARFAYNFHPARLDQESFPAALWRKCLIEGLRGNSKELSHYGDLQGDWRLRCSIQSYLEKSRGVMCDPEQIVVSSGLHQGLEIVAQLLKDDHSVVGVEDPGYHLPRAVFENHAYTIRPVPVGQSGIELNQLKAGDATIVYVTPSHQLPLGYVMPVANRLALLEWAESGGNFIIEDDYDSELRYQGNPIPSLQGIRPTGNIIYSGTFSKILSPALRLSYLVLPYSLLGAYRQRYGSYNCSVSLVEQRAMACFMEQGHWERHIRRMRTVYKKKHDILLRCVEASFGKRAVVIGQGAGLHVVIRLHVTPLSEAEIIAKGRQKGIGLVRFSDFHATGNCENVTLMLGFGGLTGNEIEQGITLLSQIC
- a CDS encoding RrF2 family transcriptional regulator; the encoded protein is MQFSVGVEYALHSLFYLVNVPEGKTVGIRHLAELHGSTDSYLSKIFAKLRKTGIVRSVSGVKGGYELARLPEAISFWDIIEAVEGPSYFFQCNEMRKKNIFVSDPSIFTDRCPCLIKVVIQDAENVFRNELRNKSLRWLWDQAQKDFSEERKLAIRTWTANL
- a CDS encoding NAD-dependent epimerase/dehydratase family protein, coding for MCEQKTVFIAGASGAIGRQLSKILVNDGWRVVGTTRTAGKTAMMKELGVEPVIVDVFDENKLAQAVREAQPEVVIHQLTDLPYGLDPELMEAALVRNAILREVGTRNLVAAACAAGAKRLIAQSIAFVFEPGPTPFTEESPLLNFEDPGYGPTSRAVANLEQQVMDAPLDGLVLRYGLIYGPGTGFDSPLTEIAATVHVDAAAHAARLAITNGTRGIYNVTDPDERVSSRKAEETFGWTADFRAS
- a CDS encoding site-specific integrase, with the protein product MQKFIASLKHRSGPTKGQPLSRARILNVLQVFKTIWNDAIEEHRWNLPDPCRSLKRHLPKKKKKVVEVFRFAEWVAIIEAMEAYYRPVAKLMVITGMIASEIAALKKSHVRDGYLYVHQSIVKGEESDELKTVHRERRILLTKALTEILDEAASKASGEYLFTMENGMTFTAERFQRRVWVKALKKAGIKYRKPYTTRHTFAAWALAIRTDQNRLVNLMGHASKQMIFEVYGRYVEGLEQDRLKILAYFGRDFKRGK